From Spirosoma aerolatum, one genomic window encodes:
- a CDS encoding DUF4175 family protein, which produces MQSSAAYTTLLQRIDEYKKRYFQNQLVKGSLFFIALIGSGYLLVNTAEFIGRFSSTGRAILFFSFLLTAFAGLYLFIVRPLMSLYGLNKPLSNDEAARQIGTFFPEVGDKLLNTLQLQRISTDQSDLLQASLNQRSQQLLINRFANAIEISKNRQFLKYAIPPLALILMILIVNPSFFAKSSIRLVNYNKDFVEEAPFQFVIQNKSMKAFRNEDFPLTVKLTGDALPQAVYVVANGTRFKLDQSGDKFTYNFDNLQRDLDFRLEAAGFNSPAYKVTLIDRPAVLSFNVRLDYPAYLNKPTEQLSNVGNLLVPQGTVVNWEFAADHTDSLLLRFNTEPKPTPARLVDDNTFVLNRRLMQNAVYTVSLKNGQVASPSTIQYNVQVIPDRYPQISVDRIQDTVTYNYIALSGLVSDDYGFSKLKLNYKIIRGNQPSPLYVKDIPVNHSTTSQNFVYNWSLDSLKLGQEDRLEYYVQVWDNDGVNGPKSSRSNQLNFVVPSNAEIQKQVDKSAEKTEQQIDNALSKTQAIKNELNQMEDRMRTKKSSDFQDKKQLQDVLQKREELLKEIQKLQEQFQKTNDTQQRFAQQNQAMQDKLEQLQKLFNELLDPESKQLYEQLKQLLERKQDEKASDLLDKLSRKERNMERDLDRALKLFKQMQLEQKVNNIAENLEKQAENLEKQAQENAKKNETSEDQQKQQEKSQEDFKNTQEQLKELEKQAEKDDLNKPESSEKEQQEIEKDMEDASKNMKSNQGKQAASKQQKSAKSMRAMSKSMKESMQSAEMQEMQENMDDLRNILDNLITLSFGQERVMKDFRGMSLQDPRVTKLSQEQLKLQDDAKIIEDSLNALASRVVQIQSFVTRELTNMKGYMDESVQQLRERRLSMASSKQQFAMTSINNLALMLSDVLKNMQQQMNAMAMPGKGKGGKKGQNPSGLGEMQQQLNGKMQQLQKGGKTGRGLSEELSQMAAEQAMIRQMLKKLEENAKGTEVGKQQEKQIKDLMEKMDESETDLVNKRVNQNLINRQQEIMVRLLESEKALKQQEEDPKRQAEAAKSTKRSTPAFFDSTNLQNKSKQVEVLRSVTPNYNLFYKKEANQYLQKVSK; this is translated from the coding sequence ATGCAATCATCAGCCGCCTATACAACGCTACTGCAACGCATTGATGAGTATAAGAAACGCTACTTCCAAAATCAGTTGGTGAAGGGCAGTTTGTTCTTTATTGCACTTATTGGCAGTGGCTATCTTCTGGTTAATACGGCCGAATTTATTGGCCGTTTCAGTTCTACAGGAAGAGCCATTTTATTTTTCAGCTTTCTTCTGACTGCTTTTGCAGGGTTATATTTATTTATTGTTCGCCCATTGATGAGTCTTTACGGTCTTAATAAACCATTGTCGAATGACGAAGCAGCTCGCCAGATCGGGACGTTTTTTCCTGAAGTAGGGGATAAGCTTCTAAATACACTTCAGCTTCAACGTATCTCTACCGATCAAAGTGATTTACTTCAGGCAAGTTTGAATCAACGTTCTCAACAATTATTGATAAACCGGTTTGCTAATGCTATTGAGATCAGTAAGAACCGCCAGTTTCTAAAATACGCGATTCCGCCCCTGGCATTGATTCTAATGATTCTGATCGTAAATCCATCTTTTTTCGCCAAGTCATCGATACGCCTGGTTAATTATAATAAAGACTTTGTAGAGGAGGCTCCTTTTCAGTTTGTCATTCAGAATAAATCGATGAAAGCCTTCCGAAACGAAGACTTTCCACTCACGGTAAAACTTACAGGAGATGCCCTTCCACAGGCCGTTTATGTGGTAGCCAATGGAACTCGATTTAAGCTCGATCAATCTGGGGATAAGTTTACCTACAACTTCGACAACCTACAGCGAGATCTGGATTTTCGTCTTGAAGCGGCTGGGTTCAATTCGCCAGCTTATAAAGTTACTCTGATCGATCGTCCGGCTGTTCTATCCTTCAATGTTCGGCTCGATTATCCTGCTTACTTAAATAAGCCTACCGAGCAATTATCGAACGTTGGAAATTTATTGGTGCCTCAGGGAACAGTAGTCAATTGGGAATTTGCAGCCGATCATACTGACTCTCTTTTGCTACGTTTTAACACTGAACCGAAACCGACGCCAGCTCGCCTTGTTGATGACAACACGTTTGTTTTAAACCGACGGTTGATGCAAAATGCAGTCTATACGGTTTCATTAAAAAACGGTCAGGTTGCCTCTCCATCCACAATTCAATATAATGTTCAAGTAATACCTGACCGGTATCCGCAAATCTCAGTTGACCGAATTCAGGACACCGTTACCTACAATTATATAGCACTATCTGGCTTGGTATCTGACGATTATGGCTTCTCAAAACTGAAGCTTAATTACAAAATTATCCGTGGAAACCAGCCTTCACCACTTTACGTCAAGGACATTCCCGTTAATCATTCGACCACTTCTCAGAACTTCGTTTATAATTGGTCGCTCGATAGCCTTAAGCTTGGACAGGAAGATCGGTTGGAATATTACGTTCAGGTATGGGACAACGATGGGGTCAATGGGCCAAAATCAAGCCGGTCAAATCAACTCAATTTTGTAGTGCCTTCGAATGCTGAAATTCAGAAGCAGGTTGATAAATCGGCAGAGAAGACAGAGCAGCAAATTGACAATGCCTTGAGTAAAACGCAGGCAATTAAGAATGAGCTGAATCAGATGGAAGACCGGATGCGAACTAAAAAATCTTCCGACTTTCAGGACAAAAAACAATTGCAGGACGTACTACAAAAGAGAGAAGAGCTTTTGAAAGAGATTCAAAAGCTCCAGGAGCAGTTCCAAAAAACGAACGATACGCAACAGCGTTTTGCTCAGCAAAATCAGGCAATGCAGGATAAGTTGGAACAGCTTCAAAAGCTTTTCAATGAATTGCTCGATCCAGAATCCAAGCAATTATATGAGCAACTGAAGCAATTGCTGGAGCGCAAACAGGATGAAAAAGCTTCTGATTTACTTGATAAGTTAAGCCGAAAGGAGCGTAATATGGAGCGCGATCTGGATCGGGCTTTGAAGCTTTTCAAACAGATGCAGCTTGAGCAGAAGGTCAATAACATTGCCGAGAATCTGGAGAAACAAGCCGAGAATCTGGAGAAACAAGCTCAGGAAAACGCTAAGAAAAACGAGACGTCTGAGGATCAGCAAAAGCAACAGGAGAAATCACAGGAGGATTTTAAAAACACACAGGAGCAGTTAAAAGAACTTGAAAAGCAAGCCGAGAAAGATGATCTAAATAAACCGGAATCATCCGAAAAAGAGCAGCAAGAGATTGAAAAAGACATGGAAGATGCCTCTAAAAATATGAAAAGTAATCAAGGAAAACAGGCGGCTTCCAAACAACAAAAGTCTGCGAAATCCATGCGAGCCATGAGTAAATCCATGAAAGAATCCATGCAATCGGCCGAGATGCAGGAGATGCAGGAGAATATGGATGACCTCAGAAATATCCTCGATAATCTGATTACACTTTCGTTTGGACAGGAAAGGGTTATGAAAGATTTCCGAGGAATGAGCTTGCAAGATCCCCGTGTTACGAAACTCTCACAAGAGCAATTAAAGCTCCAGGATGATGCTAAAATTATAGAAGACAGCTTGAATGCATTAGCCAGTCGAGTCGTGCAGATTCAATCGTTTGTTACACGCGAGTTGACGAATATGAAGGGCTACATGGATGAAAGTGTTCAGCAACTTCGTGAGCGTCGGCTTAGCATGGCTTCTTCCAAGCAACAATTTGCCATGACGTCGATCAATAATCTGGCCTTGATGTTGAGCGATGTGCTGAAAAATATGCAACAGCAAATGAATGCGATGGCCATGCCCGGAAAAGGAAAAGGAGGCAAAAAAGGACAAAATCCAAGTGGATTAGGCGAGATGCAACAGCAGCTAAATGGCAAAATGCAACAATTACAAAAAGGAGGAAAAACGGGTAGGGGATTATCTGAAGAGCTTTCCCAAATGGCTGCTGAGCAGGCAATGATCCGGCAGATGCTGAAGAAACTTGAAGAAAATGCAAAGGGTACAGAAGTGGGTAAACAGCAAGAAAAGCAGATTAAGGACTTGATGGAAAAAATGGATGAGTCCGAAACCGATTTGGTTAATAAGCGTGTAAATCAAAATTTAATTAATCGTCAGCAAGAAATTATGGTTCGTTTGCTTGAATCTGAGAAAGCTTTAAAGCAACAGGAGGAAGACCCCAAGCGTCAGGCTGAAGCGGCAAAGTCAACGAAGCGTAGTACACCTGCATTTTTTGACTCCACCAATCTGCAGAACAAATCAAAGCAAGTAGAGGTTTTACGTTCAGTTACACCTAACTATAATTTATTTTATAAAAAAGAAGCGAATCAATATTTGCAAAAGGTAAGTAAATAG
- a CDS encoding ComF family protein: MFRFIRPTLNEFIDLLFPQLCFGCDKPLEFSEKVLCTPCRINLPETGHHCEPYDQNLLNKFAGKVPIQFLASYLYFNKGGIVQKLIHGIKYKGYKEAAKEIASWYGHQLKLENRFVKDIDVILGVPLHKSRLQQRGYNQADWIADGLAESLGIPFRTDVLIRQQFKASQTHKNRLERWENVKTVFAVVDKESIKGKHVLVVDDVLTTGATLEACAQELLKAGCGAVSVITLAVAGK, encoded by the coding sequence ATGTTTCGATTTATCCGTCCGACACTTAATGAGTTTATTGACCTTCTTTTTCCTCAATTATGCTTTGGCTGTGATAAGCCGCTGGAATTCAGTGAAAAAGTGTTGTGTACGCCTTGTCGAATAAATTTGCCCGAAACCGGTCATCACTGTGAACCATACGACCAAAATCTCCTCAATAAGTTTGCCGGAAAAGTACCGATTCAATTTTTAGCCTCTTACCTGTACTTTAATAAAGGAGGCATAGTTCAAAAATTAATTCATGGCATAAAATATAAGGGCTATAAAGAGGCAGCCAAAGAAATAGCCAGTTGGTACGGGCATCAACTAAAATTAGAAAATAGATTTGTTAAGGATATAGACGTAATTCTGGGTGTTCCGTTGCATAAAAGTCGATTGCAGCAACGTGGCTATAATCAGGCCGATTGGATAGCTGATGGACTTGCCGAATCTTTGGGAATTCCTTTTCGCACAGATGTACTTATTCGTCAGCAATTTAAGGCCTCTCAAACGCATAAAAATCGCTTAGAACGCTGGGAAAATGTAAAAACGGTATTTGCAGTGGTTGACAAGGAATCGATCAAAGGAAAGCATGTTTTAGTGGTTGATGATGTGCTTACTACAGGAGCTACGCTTGAAGCCTGTGCACAGGAGCTATTAAAGGCTGGCTGCGGAGCCGTTAGTGTAATTACCCTTGCTGTAGCAGGAAAGTAA
- the gldJ gene encoding gliding motility lipoprotein GldJ, whose protein sequence is MIQKYHLQRAAYVLLATAALASCKPKHPTSVQPGKKSTATGIAYNQKDGFQVKKFAGQKAGPNLVFIEGGRFTMGALEEDVMNTRDNRERTVSIQSFYMDETEMANVHYLEYLNAISRDSSEEVVKAALPDTTVWSNPLSFNDSYVTQYLRYPAFRYYPVVGVSWVQANDYAIWRSNAVNNELAKGSVKQKGGGFSLKRKSKKADDAALAEATSTAPAKPSLESGTILPDYRLPTEAEWEYAAKALIGTQYMDENQINQRIYPWDGSSVRNPKKGRKQGQMLANFKRGRGDYAGIAGRSNDGAIITAEIYAYPANDFGLYNMAGNVNEWVMDVYRPLSYQDVNDLNPVRRNGYVDDAKNYDTKNKQSLIDDKLRVYKGGSWNDVAYWLSPGTRRFLDQDSATAMIGFRCAMIGVGRNK, encoded by the coding sequence ATGATTCAAAAGTATCACCTGCAACGAGCGGCTTATGTGCTGCTGGCAACGGCAGCCCTGGCATCCTGTAAGCCCAAGCACCCGACCAGTGTGCAACCCGGTAAGAAGAGTACGGCGACGGGAATTGCTTACAATCAGAAAGATGGTTTTCAGGTAAAGAAATTTGCAGGCCAAAAGGCTGGTCCTAACCTGGTCTTCATTGAAGGTGGCCGGTTCACGATGGGTGCCCTCGAAGAGGATGTGATGAACACACGTGATAACCGTGAGCGTACAGTGTCGATCCAGTCGTTCTATATGGACGAAACAGAAATGGCTAACGTTCACTACCTCGAATACTTAAACGCGATTTCTCGGGATTCATCGGAAGAAGTTGTTAAAGCAGCTTTACCAGATACTACCGTTTGGTCGAACCCTTTGTCTTTCAACGATTCATACGTAACACAATATCTACGTTATCCGGCTTTCCGGTATTATCCAGTTGTTGGTGTTTCGTGGGTGCAGGCAAACGACTATGCAATCTGGCGGTCGAATGCAGTCAATAATGAGTTGGCAAAAGGTAGTGTCAAGCAGAAGGGGGGCGGTTTTTCTCTGAAGCGGAAATCCAAAAAAGCTGATGATGCGGCACTGGCCGAAGCAACTTCAACGGCACCAGCTAAACCCAGTCTGGAAAGCGGTACTATTCTGCCTGATTATCGCCTTCCAACCGAAGCAGAGTGGGAATACGCTGCTAAGGCCCTGATAGGCACGCAATACATGGACGAGAATCAAATTAATCAGCGGATTTATCCTTGGGATGGTTCTTCGGTTCGTAACCCGAAAAAAGGCCGAAAACAAGGCCAAATGCTGGCTAACTTTAAACGCGGTCGTGGTGACTATGCCGGTATCGCCGGGCGGTCAAATGACGGTGCGATTATAACGGCTGAAATTTATGCATATCCAGCCAACGATTTCGGCCTGTATAACATGGCTGGAAACGTAAACGAATGGGTGATGGACGTATATCGCCCGCTATCTTATCAAGACGTTAATGACTTGAACCCGGTTCGTCGAAATGGATACGTTGATGATGCAAAAAATTATGATACGAAAAACAAACAGTCACTTATCGACGATAAACTGCGTGTTTATAAAGGTGGCTCGTGGAATGATGTAGCCTACTGGTTATCACCGGGTACGCGTCGCTTCTTGGATCAAGACTCAGCTACGGCTATGATTGGTTTCCGTTGCGCCATGATCGGTGTTGGCCGAAATAAATAG
- the mfd gene encoding transcription-repair coupling factor, translating to MKPDELLGLYTEDSFIKLLAEPLSHKKTDEPQRLQIKGLAGSLDAVLASAIYKLVSGNHLFISTDRDEAAYFFNDLQHLLSREVLLFPMSYKKPYQFEEIENANVLMRAEVLNKLNPAPKEGIVLVTYPEALSEKVINKRSLQANTLTIRAGEKLDTHFVAELLQTYEFEKTDFVYEAGQFSVRGGIIDVFSFASEYPYRIDLFDNEVESIRKFNPESQLSTDPVDFINIIPNIQTKLVEETREPFFDFLPPDTTIWAKDVEFALEIIESCYEKAEQSFDSILAGSGGIQVVSDPNELFETRRSFLNELKRFRTVEFGRKFYFKTEGRQQYTSKPQPSFNKDFKRLIDTLADNQAKGFTNIIAAESFKQLDRLRTIFEELDPFVKFQPMNIGLREGYIDEVLKIACFTDHQIFDRYYKYRVQDKFSKSKALTLRELKTLQPGDYITHVDHGIGRFAGLEKVDHAGNEQEAIRLIYRDNDILLVSIHSLHKIAKYSGREGGPPVMSKLGSQEWEQKKSRIRKQVKDIARELIALYAKRRTAPGYAYSRDSFLQAELESSFLYEDTPDQAKATNDVKDDMERPHPMDRLICGDVGFGKTEVAIRAAFKAVSDNKQVAVLVPTTILAMQHFKTFSERMADFPVKINYINRFRSASQVKEIVKGVASGEIGILIGTHRIVNKDIKFKDLGLLIIDEEQKFGVKTKDRLKEMRVEVDVLTLTATPIPRTLHFSLMGARDLSVIATPPPNRQPVTTEVHPYNEAVIRDAVSYEIRRGGQVFFVHNRVNDIESIGNLIMRLVPEARIGVAHGQMDGDRLERIMTRFIEGDYDVLVSTNIIESGLDIPNANTILINNAHYFGLSDLHQMRGRVGRSNRKAFCYLLTPPPSVLTADARKRLQTLEDFSDLGEGFKIAMRDLDIRGAGNLLGAEQSGFINDLGFEMYHKVLDEAVQELRENEFKDLFETKPGDLKLSLPDTVIETDLQVVIPERYVSNISERLALYTRLDSLQNDEELQAFRQEIIDRFGPMPEEVKNLIKMVNVRWKAEQLYLEKLTIKNNILKGYFVSNGNDDFFRSDQFGKVIEYIKRNPTKCSLKELKGRPIFTHTDVYSVEQLDEILGAMTN from the coding sequence TTGAAACCCGACGAATTACTCGGTCTATATACCGAAGATAGTTTTATTAAGTTGTTGGCCGAGCCCCTCAGCCATAAGAAAACCGACGAGCCTCAGCGCCTTCAAATCAAAGGTCTGGCAGGGAGTCTAGACGCTGTTTTAGCCTCAGCCATTTACAAATTAGTTAGCGGAAATCATCTATTTATTTCAACGGACCGCGATGAGGCAGCCTACTTTTTCAACGACCTTCAGCATCTGCTCAGCCGTGAGGTATTGCTGTTTCCGATGTCGTATAAAAAGCCTTACCAGTTTGAGGAGATTGAAAATGCCAACGTATTGATGCGGGCAGAAGTGTTGAACAAACTAAATCCTGCTCCAAAAGAAGGCATCGTATTAGTCACGTATCCAGAAGCCTTGTCGGAAAAAGTTATCAACAAACGCTCCCTTCAAGCCAATACGTTGACGATTCGGGCAGGAGAGAAACTGGATACGCATTTCGTTGCTGAACTTCTCCAAACGTATGAATTTGAAAAAACGGATTTCGTCTATGAAGCGGGCCAGTTTTCAGTTCGTGGTGGTATAATTGATGTATTCTCGTTTGCCAGTGAATACCCATATCGAATCGATCTGTTCGATAATGAAGTAGAAAGTATACGAAAGTTCAATCCAGAATCTCAGCTTTCAACCGACCCTGTTGACTTCATTAATATTATACCAAACATTCAGACCAAGTTAGTTGAAGAGACCCGTGAGCCATTTTTCGATTTTCTACCGCCTGATACAACGATATGGGCCAAGGATGTTGAATTCGCACTTGAGATTATTGAGAGTTGCTACGAAAAAGCAGAGCAAAGTTTTGATTCCATTTTAGCGGGTAGTGGTGGTATTCAGGTTGTGTCGGACCCGAATGAGTTGTTTGAAACCCGCCGATCGTTTCTGAATGAGTTGAAACGCTTTCGAACTGTTGAATTTGGCCGTAAATTTTATTTCAAAACAGAAGGTCGACAACAATATACATCAAAGCCCCAGCCCTCATTTAACAAGGATTTTAAACGTCTGATCGACACCCTAGCCGACAATCAGGCGAAGGGATTTACCAATATCATCGCAGCCGAATCGTTCAAACAGTTGGACCGATTGCGAACAATTTTTGAAGAACTCGATCCTTTCGTAAAATTTCAACCCATGAATATTGGGTTACGGGAGGGGTATATCGATGAAGTACTGAAAATTGCCTGCTTCACCGATCACCAGATATTTGATCGATATTACAAATACCGGGTTCAGGATAAATTCTCGAAATCAAAGGCGCTTACATTACGTGAATTAAAAACCCTACAACCCGGTGATTATATTACCCACGTTGATCACGGCATTGGTCGATTTGCCGGCTTAGAAAAAGTGGATCACGCTGGTAATGAGCAGGAAGCCATCCGGTTAATTTACCGAGACAATGATATTCTGCTTGTCAGCATCCACAGCTTACATAAAATCGCGAAATATAGTGGCCGCGAAGGGGGTCCACCCGTGATGAGTAAACTGGGATCTCAGGAGTGGGAGCAGAAAAAGTCACGAATTAGGAAGCAAGTTAAAGACATTGCCCGTGAGCTGATTGCTCTCTATGCCAAACGCCGAACAGCTCCTGGTTATGCCTATAGTCGGGATAGTTTCTTACAAGCTGAGCTTGAATCGTCGTTTTTATATGAGGATACACCCGATCAGGCGAAAGCAACCAACGATGTAAAAGACGATATGGAACGACCACATCCAATGGATCGACTGATTTGTGGGGATGTAGGTTTTGGTAAAACCGAAGTAGCTATACGCGCTGCCTTTAAAGCCGTATCTGATAATAAACAGGTGGCTGTGCTAGTCCCAACAACGATTCTGGCTATGCAGCACTTCAAAACATTTTCGGAACGTATGGCCGACTTCCCCGTCAAAATCAATTATATCAATCGATTCAGATCTGCTAGCCAGGTAAAAGAAATTGTAAAAGGAGTGGCTTCAGGCGAAATTGGAATTCTAATCGGTACGCACCGAATCGTCAATAAAGACATCAAATTCAAGGACTTAGGCTTGTTAATCATCGACGAGGAACAGAAATTCGGAGTAAAAACCAAAGATCGGTTGAAAGAAATGCGGGTTGAAGTCGATGTATTAACCTTAACGGCAACACCGATTCCAAGGACGCTCCATTTCTCCTTAATGGGCGCTCGTGATTTATCGGTTATAGCAACTCCTCCACCAAATCGCCAGCCAGTTACGACAGAAGTACATCCTTACAATGAAGCGGTTATACGCGACGCTGTTAGTTATGAAATTCGGCGCGGGGGGCAGGTTTTCTTCGTCCATAACCGAGTAAATGACATCGAATCTATCGGGAATCTGATCATGCGGCTGGTACCCGAAGCACGCATTGGTGTGGCTCATGGCCAAATGGATGGCGACCGTCTGGAGCGCATCATGACTCGGTTTATTGAGGGTGATTACGATGTACTGGTATCAACGAATATCATCGAATCAGGTTTAGATATTCCGAACGCCAATACCATACTGATCAACAATGCCCATTATTTTGGTTTGTCTGATTTGCACCAGATGCGGGGTAGGGTAGGGCGATCGAACCGAAAAGCGTTCTGCTATCTCCTAACTCCGCCACCGTCGGTACTGACGGCCGATGCCCGCAAACGACTCCAAACGCTGGAAGATTTTTCAGATTTGGGCGAAGGGTTTAAAATAGCTATGCGCGATCTCGATATTCGGGGTGCTGGTAACTTGCTAGGAGCAGAACAAAGTGGATTTATCAATGATCTTGGCTTCGAAATGTATCATAAGGTTCTTGACGAAGCCGTTCAGGAACTCCGTGAGAATGAGTTTAAAGACTTGTTTGAAACGAAGCCCGGCGACTTAAAACTCTCTTTGCCTGATACCGTTATTGAGACAGATTTACAAGTGGTCATTCCAGAGCGATATGTCTCCAATATATCGGAAAGATTGGCGTTATACACTCGATTGGATAGCCTACAAAATGATGAAGAACTTCAGGCCTTTCGGCAAGAAATTATCGACCGGTTCGGCCCAATGCCGGAGGAAGTTAAGAATCTGATCAAAATGGTCAATGTTCGCTGGAAAGCAGAGCAATTATACCTTGAAAAACTGACGATTAAGAATAATATCCTCAAAGGATACTTCGTTTCTAACGGGAATGATGACTTCTTCCGATCCGACCAATTTGGCAAGGTAATTGAGTACATAAAGCGAAACCCTACCAAATGCTCGCTTAAGGAGTTAAAAGGAAGGCCGATTTTTACCCATACTGATGTATACTCAGTGGAGCAGTTGGATGAAATTTTAGGCGCAATGACCAATTAA
- a CDS encoding barstar family protein — MTPNVLVSQSEKELEAWFANDFIAHIDGKKATTLRQFYEEIADLLEIPDFGFSLDDLNDSLNDLRWLEDERIILYFTNTADLISKERDPAKLRNVLSILEATAEDWKWTEDELDDKKEIILVFEDSDRIRKLLEHEGIDYLEISKLK, encoded by the coding sequence ATGACACCAAATGTCCTGGTTAGCCAATCTGAAAAGGAACTGGAGGCCTGGTTCGCCAACGATTTTATTGCTCACATCGATGGCAAAAAAGCAACAACGCTCCGACAGTTTTACGAAGAAATTGCTGATCTATTAGAGATTCCAGACTTCGGATTTTCACTTGATGATTTGAATGATTCACTGAACGATTTGCGCTGGCTAGAGGATGAACGAATCATTCTTTACTTTACCAATACAGCAGACCTGATCAGTAAAGAAAGAGATCCTGCCAAGCTCAGAAATGTGTTGAGTATATTGGAGGCAACGGCTGAAGATTGGAAATGGACGGAAGATGAACTGGATGATAAAAAGGAAATCATTCTTGTTTTTGAAGACAGTGATCGTATTCGAAAACTGCTGGAACACGAAGGAATCGATTACTTGGAAATATCCAAATTGAAATAA
- a CDS encoding muconolactone Delta-isomerase family protein — MSQYMVEFDLPPVMDEGFQNRIPAQRLKVEELMEKGFLLSYSLSIDRQKLWCIFKADSELEVMESISEFPLIKYMTPMITELMFHNMVAARIPLFSLN, encoded by the coding sequence ATGAGCCAATATATGGTAGAGTTTGATCTTCCGCCTGTGATGGATGAAGGTTTCCAAAATCGGATTCCCGCCCAGCGGCTCAAAGTTGAAGAACTGATGGAAAAGGGCTTTCTCCTGTCGTACTCTCTTTCGATTGATCGACAAAAGCTCTGGTGTATTTTCAAAGCCGATTCTGAGCTGGAAGTCATGGAGTCGATCTCAGAATTTCCGCTGATAAAATACATGACCCCGATGATAACCGAGTTGATGTTTCACAATATGGTGGCTGCTCGAATCCCACTTTTTTCGTTGAACTAA
- a CDS encoding alpha/beta hydrolase, whose protein sequence is MLHNPNNIRTAGVPLEEASKVMVMVHGRGGSARDILSLSQYIEDKDFAFVAPEAQGNTWYPYSFLSPFEANEPYLTSALQVLASLRARLQSDYNVKPTQIYWLGFSQGACLALEFVARNASEYGGVFGLSGGLIGPPDTPRQYEGSLLNTPIFLGCSDTDSHIPKERVLESDSVFRQMGAKVTTRLYTNFPHTINEDELKIVNLLIAGEEPPAST, encoded by the coding sequence ATGCTACACAATCCTAATAATATCCGTACGGCTGGTGTCCCTCTTGAAGAAGCCTCAAAAGTGATGGTTATGGTTCACGGTCGGGGCGGGTCCGCTCGTGATATACTTTCGCTTTCGCAGTATATTGAGGACAAAGACTTTGCCTTTGTTGCACCCGAAGCGCAAGGGAATACTTGGTATCCTTATTCCTTCTTAAGTCCTTTCGAAGCGAATGAACCTTACCTGACTTCAGCCCTGCAAGTACTGGCCAGTTTACGCGCCAGACTACAATCCGATTATAATGTCAAACCTACTCAGATTTATTGGTTAGGCTTTTCGCAGGGGGCTTGTCTGGCTCTGGAATTTGTGGCACGGAACGCTTCTGAATACGGCGGTGTTTTCGGGTTGAGTGGTGGCCTTATTGGTCCTCCTGATACCCCTCGGCAGTATGAAGGCTCGTTATTGAATACGCCGATTTTTTTGGGCTGTAGCGATACTGACTCGCATATTCCGAAAGAACGAGTATTGGAGTCAGACTCTGTATTTCGTCAAATGGGGGCAAAGGTCACAACTAGATTATATACAAATTTTCCGCATACCATTAACGAAGATGAGTTAAAGATCGTTAATTTGCTTATAGCTGGAGAAGAACCTCCGGCCAGTACTTAA